From a single Micromonospora sp. WMMD1102 genomic region:
- a CDS encoding demethylmenaquinone methyltransferase, giving the protein MTRTPSGRRASLDKQPHEVAAMFDEVASRYDLTNTVISFGQDRRWRRATLAALELRPGDRVLDVGAGTGVSTAELATSGAYAVGLDLSVGMLRAGRRRRPEVPLLAGDALRLPFPDETFDAVTISLALRNVVDTEAALREMARVTRPGGRLVVCEFSTPTNPVFRTVYLSYLMRSLPVVARTVASNPDAYVYLAESIRAWPDQAGLAALIGRSGWHGVGWRNLTGGVVALHRAVRD; this is encoded by the coding sequence GTGACCCGTACCCCGTCCGGCCGCCGGGCCAGCCTGGACAAGCAGCCGCACGAGGTGGCGGCGATGTTCGACGAGGTGGCCTCCCGGTATGACCTGACCAACACCGTGATCTCGTTCGGCCAGGACCGGCGGTGGCGCCGGGCCACCCTGGCCGCGCTCGAACTGCGCCCCGGTGACCGGGTACTCGACGTGGGCGCCGGCACCGGCGTCTCCACCGCCGAACTGGCCACCTCCGGGGCGTACGCGGTGGGGCTGGACCTCTCCGTCGGGATGCTCCGGGCCGGCCGGCGGCGTCGCCCCGAGGTGCCGCTGCTGGCCGGCGACGCGCTCCGGCTGCCGTTCCCGGACGAGACGTTCGACGCGGTCACCATCTCGCTGGCGCTGCGCAACGTGGTGGACACCGAGGCGGCGCTCCGGGAGATGGCCCGGGTGACCCGGCCGGGCGGCCGGCTGGTGGTCTGCGAGTTCAGCACGCCGACCAACCCGGTCTTCCGGACCGTCTACCTCTCCTACCTGATGCGGTCGCTGCCGGTGGTGGCGAGGACGGTGGCGAGCAACCCCGACGCGTACGTCTATCTGGCCGAGTCGATCCGGGCCTGGCCGGACCAGGCCGGGCTGGCCGCCCTGATCGGCCGCTCGGGATGGCACGGCGTCGGCTGGCGGAACCTGACCGGCGGGGTCGTCGCGTTGCACCGTGCGGTACGTGACTGA
- the mqnC gene encoding cyclic dehypoxanthinyl futalosine synthase: MTASREIDSILQRGADGGRITPEEALLLYTDAPLHPLGEAADAVRRRRYPDNIVTYLIDRNINYTNVCVTACKFCAFYRAPKHREGWTHPTEEILRRCAEAVELGATQVMLQGGHHPDYGVEYYEELFSSVKRAYPQLAIHSIGPSEILHMAKVSGVSLDEAISRIKAAGLDSIAGAGAEMLPERPRRAIAPLKESGARWLEVMELAHRQGVESTATMMMGTGETNAERIEHMRLIRDVQDRTGGFRSFIPWTYQPENNHLKGRTQATTLEYLRLVAVARLFFDTVPHLQASWLTTGKEAGQLALHMGVDDLGSIMLEENVISSAGARHRSNLHGLIWMIRSAGRIPAQRDTLYRHLAVHRTPADDPTDDRVVSHFSSVALPGGGAGRSLPLVDAR, encoded by the coding sequence GTGACGGCGAGCCGGGAAATCGACAGCATCCTGCAGCGCGGCGCGGACGGCGGGCGGATCACGCCCGAGGAGGCGTTGCTGCTCTACACCGACGCGCCGCTGCACCCGCTGGGTGAGGCGGCCGACGCGGTGCGGCGGCGGCGCTATCCGGACAACATCGTGACGTACCTGATCGACCGCAACATCAACTACACGAACGTCTGCGTGACAGCGTGCAAGTTCTGCGCCTTCTACCGGGCGCCGAAGCACCGGGAGGGCTGGACGCACCCGACCGAGGAGATCCTGCGCCGCTGCGCCGAGGCGGTCGAGCTGGGCGCCACCCAGGTGATGCTCCAGGGCGGCCACCACCCCGACTACGGCGTGGAGTACTACGAGGAGCTCTTCTCCTCGGTCAAGCGGGCGTACCCGCAGCTCGCGATCCACTCGATCGGGCCGAGCGAGATCCTGCACATGGCGAAGGTCTCCGGGGTCAGCCTGGACGAGGCGATCAGCCGGATCAAGGCGGCCGGGCTGGACTCGATCGCCGGTGCCGGCGCCGAGATGCTGCCGGAGCGGCCACGCCGGGCGATCGCCCCGCTGAAGGAGTCCGGAGCCCGCTGGCTGGAGGTGATGGAACTCGCACACCGGCAGGGCGTGGAGTCCACCGCCACCATGATGATGGGCACCGGAGAGACGAACGCCGAACGGATCGAGCACATGCGGCTGATCCGCGACGTGCAGGACCGTACCGGTGGCTTCCGGTCCTTCATCCCGTGGACGTACCAGCCGGAGAACAACCACCTCAAGGGCCGCACCCAGGCGACCACCCTGGAGTACCTGCGGCTGGTGGCGGTGGCCCGGCTCTTCTTCGACACCGTGCCGCACCTCCAGGCGTCCTGGCTGACCACCGGCAAGGAGGCGGGGCAGCTCGCCCTGCACATGGGGGTGGACGACCTCGGCTCGATCATGTTGGAGGAGAACGTCATCTCCTCGGCCGGCGCCCGGCACCGGTCGAACCTGCACGGGCTGATCTGGATGATCCGTTCCGCCGGCCGGATCCCCGCGCAGCGGGACACCCTCTACCGGCACCTGGCGGTGCACCGCACCCCGGCCGACGACCCGACCGACGACCGGGTGGTGTCGCACTTCTCCTCGGTCGCGCTGCCCGGTGGCGGCGCGGGCCGGAGCCTTCCGCTCGTCGACGCCCGCTGA
- a CDS encoding tetratricopeptide repeat protein produces MSTDNRWVRLRRHRARLRRLLLAVVPRRGGDDLAVRAEALRGRGVELAAQRRYPEAAAAFEQAVECYLRAPLGNTTSIFWTRYALALMLGGAGRYAEALSLASGLRWPLRAMSWSRPGRRPQYAELLQKMSYWQGEVGRPDRGLKTARRAAAEFRRLVAEHGVRHERGLAAALIVLAHQLQLLDRDAEAVPPLREAAGLYRRAADGDEPLGATLAELGQRLRGLTGHRTEALAVQREAVEVTRRLVAGDPEQFRPVLAGRLLALGVIAGRVGLVTDAQAACAEAVPLARQAYAADPDRYADLLHTALALAQHRTTSAQ; encoded by the coding sequence GTGAGCACGGACAACCGCTGGGTACGGCTGCGCCGGCACCGGGCACGGCTGCGCCGGCTGCTGCTGGCGGTCGTACCCCGCCGGGGCGGCGACGACCTGGCGGTCCGGGCCGAGGCGTTGCGCGGGCGCGGCGTCGAGCTGGCCGCACAGCGCAGGTACCCGGAGGCGGCCGCCGCCTTCGAGCAGGCCGTGGAGTGTTACCTGCGGGCACCGCTCGGCAACACGACGTCGATCTTCTGGACCCGGTACGCGCTCGCCCTCATGCTCGGCGGCGCCGGCCGGTACGCCGAGGCGCTCTCGCTGGCGTCCGGCCTGCGCTGGCCGCTGCGCGCCATGAGCTGGAGCCGGCCCGGCCGCCGGCCGCAGTACGCGGAACTGCTCCAGAAGATGTCCTACTGGCAGGGCGAGGTCGGCCGGCCGGACCGGGGCCTGAAGACCGCCCGGCGGGCGGCGGCCGAGTTCCGCCGGCTCGTCGCCGAGCACGGGGTACGGCACGAGCGGGGTCTGGCCGCCGCGCTGATCGTGCTGGCGCACCAGCTCCAGCTGCTCGACCGGGACGCCGAGGCGGTGCCGCCGCTGCGCGAGGCGGCCGGGCTCTACCGCCGGGCGGCCGACGGTGACGAGCCGCTCGGGGCGACCCTGGCCGAGCTGGGCCAGCGGCTGCGGGGGCTGACCGGGCACCGTACCGAGGCGCTGGCGGTGCAGCGGGAGGCGGTCGAGGTCACCCGGCGGCTGGTCGCGGGTGACCCCGAGCAGTTCCGTCCGGTGCTGGCCGGCCGACTGCTGGCGCTGGGCGTCATCGCCGGCCGGGTCGGCCTGGTCACGGACGCCCAAGCCGCCTGCGCGGAGGCGGTCCCGCTGGCCCGCCAGGCGTACGCCGCCGACCCGGACCGGTACGCCGACCTGCTGCACACCGCCCTCGCCCTGGCACAGCACCGCACCACCTCCGCCCAGTAG